ACCATAACcctttgattttttatttatttatttacaattTTCGTGTGATCGTTAATTGCATGTACTTGTGATTTTGTTTCCTTTGTGCAATGTTCTAGAATTTCTTCTGTGATGAAGCTACATGTTTTAGTTCTAAGCAATCATGACTTGATTCTGTGTTAATTGGAACGCATATAGCATAATCATTCACCCACTGGTTTTAGCAGATTGGTGAAAtgtaaatttagaaaaaaaacaaTCTCTTCTTTTAACTAATTATCATATTGAGAGTTTGTTAATGTGTTTTTGTATATAGGCGTAACGGCGCGCGTCCCTCTGCCATTACAAGATTCACATTGCTCATTGCTGCATGGTTTGTTTCAGCAAAAACTACCTATTTCGGATGAATACGGTTTGTGCTCCACTACTGCTCCTTTGTTTTGAATTTGGGCATGTGTGTATCTCTCTAtatatgtttgtttgttttacatATAGAAATTAAATTTTGTAGGAATACTTCCGCTGTCTTCTTATAGAGTCAGTCCCGTTCCTTCATCCGACATATCATCTAAGGATACTTCTGGGGATGTTGTTAGTGATGAAGGGTCAAAGCCTAGTGGTTGTTTTGGAAGAGATACTATTGCCAATGCGGCTGCTAAAGTTGGGCCTGCTGTTGTTAACATTGCAGTTCCACAAGGTGAGAGTTCGGGATCTCGTAGGCTTAACTGTTTGGAATTTTGTATCCCTTTGGGTTTACTCTCGTGATTAGGCTTCCGTCCTGTAGGTTTCCATGGTGTTACTACTGGAAGGAGTATAGGCTCGGGAACAATCATCAACCAGGACGGTACAATCTTGACATGTGCTCATGTTGTGGTTGATTTTCAAGGCGCAAGAAGTTCAACCAAAGGGAAGGTTTGTGTTTAGTGCTGGGGGATATCTCTCAAAATATATACTTGTGACTTGTGACATTGTGTTGGAAGATCTGTTACAAATATCTGTGACACAGATGTTATATCTTGTTGATTTAGTCCTCCAACGTATCTCTCAAGTGCGCGTTGACATGAGTGTTAGGAATTGCTTCCCCCCCCTCCTCCCCCCATAGATTTATCCATTTAGGTTACTGGTGTTACTGTCCTAGCCTGGTCTGTGGATTTGGTTGACACAAAGGTTGGCTTAAGATATGATTTGGGTTGGTCAGCTCTTTCTATGTCATGGTTTAAAAATACAATTATCCGTTCCCATCAAAATAAGGCTCTGTAAATTGTATTTCAATTAATTTTGGCATACCTTAATATTGCATAAACACATAAGCTCATTACAAGTATATACACTACAGggagttgagacttgagagtgaCAGGTGGGATCCTAATTTAGTTGTAGGCTTTGTGCTATAGCTTCTTGGCTGAATGATCAGGTCTTACTATTCTTAACTTGAATATGTTTAATATTATTAGCATCAGTATGTGCAAATCATCTGGCTTTTCGTACAGGAGTTTTTTGTGTGTATACAGCTTCTATATACTAGTCTAACTAGTTTGGCTCCATGAAGAGATCAGTTATTTAGCTTACAACCAATGGTTTATCTTAAAAATAAACTACATTACAGATTGAAATCACTTTACAAGATGGAAGGACATTTGAAGGCATACTGGTAAATGCTGACTTGCATTCAGATATTGCTATTGTGAAGATAAATTCTGAAACCCCTTTACCGGAAGCAAAACTTGGTTCTTCGAGTAGGCTTCGTCCTGGGGATTGGGTTATAGCCATGGGTTGTCCTCTTTCTCTTCAGAATACTGTCACTGCTGGTATTGTAAGGTGTGAAGAAAAATTTCAGGCAAAAACAGATGTGTCCTCCTATTTTAAGCTATTTCTTGTTTTAAATATGCCCTTTCAAATGACGGTTTTAGTAAACTAGAGCTATGTAGTTGTTTAGTGTTGTTGTGACCTCTTATGTTAATGAGACTTTTGTTTTAAATAAAGGCCCCCCTGGTTATCTTCTAGTCTGATAAGTTCTTGTCTTGTATTTTTCTTGTGTAGTTGTGTTGACCGCAAAAGTAGTGATTTGGGTTTTAGTGGCCTGCCAAGAGACTACTTACAAACAGATTGTGCTGTTAATATGGTAAGTCTTCCTCTTATTCTC
This is a stretch of genomic DNA from Lotus japonicus ecotype B-129 chromosome 1, LjGifu_v1.2. It encodes these proteins:
- the LOC130731173 gene encoding putative protease Do-like 14 isoform X1; this encodes MSCFTRRLARFGRSSVVGAVAIAATGSTFLCSDNNSSFSVTARVPLPLQDSHCSLLHGLFQQKLPISDEYGILPLSSYRVSPVPSSDISSKDTSGDVVSDEGSKPSGCFGRDTIANAAAKVGPAVVNIAVPQGFRPVGFHGVTTGRSIGSGTIINQDGTILTCAHVVVDFQGARSSTKGKIEITLQDGRTFEGILVNADLHSDIAIVKINSETPLPEAKLGSSSRLRPGDWVIAMGCPLSLQNTVTAGIVSCVDRKSSDLGFSGLPRDYLQTDCAVNMGNSGGPLVNMDGEVVGVNIMKVLAADGLSFSVPIDSVCKIIEHFKKRGRVVRPWLGLRMLDLNEMIIAQLKKRDASFPNVSKGILVPMVTPGSPGDRAGFRPGDVVIEFDGKPVESMKEVIEVMSDRVGVPMKVVVKRASDILVTLTVTPEESNFEL
- the LOC130731173 gene encoding putative protease Do-like 14 isoform X2 gives rise to the protein MSCFTRRLARFGRSSVVGAVAIAATGSTFLCSDNNSSFSVTARVPLPLQDSHCSLLHGLFQQKLPISDEYGILPLSSYRVSPVPSSDISSKDTSGDVVSDEGSKPSGCFGRDTIANAAAKVGPAVVNIAVPQGFHGVTTGRSIGSGTIINQDGTILTCAHVVVDFQGARSSTKGKIEITLQDGRTFEGILVNADLHSDIAIVKINSETPLPEAKLGSSSRLRPGDWVIAMGCPLSLQNTVTAGIVSCVDRKSSDLGFSGLPRDYLQTDCAVNMGNSGGPLVNMDGEVVGVNIMKVLAADGLSFSVPIDSVCKIIEHFKKRGRVVRPWLGLRMLDLNEMIIAQLKKRDASFPNVSKGILVPMVTPGSPGDRAGFRPGDVVIEFDGKPVESMKEVIEVMSDRVGVPMKVVVKRASDILVTLTVTPEESNFEL